One window from the genome of Nitrospirota bacterium encodes:
- a CDS encoding glycosyltransferase family 4 protein, with protein MPQINAMTKHYVIISDAVPHCYHGGGGITAYAAALSLLAAGNSVSVLALGNTGYTGNRPENEHIAQLTAKGIDVTVLPDEPTLKKPAGLFDKLRMHVPIIETLFSGGYAKRALVREYLEGKSPDGVFMYHWGPIASAYGLRKFRKVGVVGDPVHMPVLLRMNFEKLYGAKKGLKELVIDRLTRFKLKFTVEAMKRLLMDCDVSGAFAAQEADMFRGVGVKRCEYFRTPVMDPLPYHKAVAKPEKFKILHIGHLKGIATLMGVDLLAKEVLPALSTLLPEGSYEVHIVGGFFDSVPERLKQSLRSDPHVLVRGYVDSAEEEFLSSQVVIVPTPVVLGIRVRIINAFSLGCAVVSHKANKAGIPELEHGYNCLLGGDGMELAKQCAALYNDPVLMSKLQKNARDTYEKSFSTESAGGFIVRAMEG; from the coding sequence ATGCCGCAGATAAATGCAATGACAAAGCACTATGTAATAATAAGTGATGCCGTGCCTCACTGTTACCATGGAGGAGGGGGGATTACTGCCTATGCAGCCGCTCTTTCACTTCTTGCAGCCGGCAATTCGGTCTCTGTCCTTGCCCTGGGAAACACTGGGTATACCGGTAACCGGCCAGAAAATGAGCACATTGCCCAATTAACCGCCAAAGGCATAGATGTAACGGTTTTACCTGATGAGCCCACGCTCAAAAAGCCAGCTGGCCTTTTTGATAAACTGCGGATGCATGTTCCAATCATTGAAACTCTCTTTAGCGGCGGATACGCTAAGCGGGCTCTGGTGAGGGAGTATTTAGAGGGTAAGAGTCCGGATGGGGTTTTCATGTATCATTGGGGCCCGATAGCGTCAGCGTATGGGCTGCGCAAATTCAGAAAGGTTGGAGTAGTTGGCGACCCTGTGCATATGCCGGTGTTGTTGCGTATGAATTTTGAAAAGCTCTATGGGGCCAAAAAAGGATTGAAAGAGCTGGTAATTGACCGGCTTACGAGGTTTAAACTTAAGTTTACGGTGGAGGCGATGAAGCGGCTGCTTATGGACTGTGACGTCTCAGGGGCATTTGCTGCCCAGGAGGCTGACATGTTCAGAGGGGTGGGGGTTAAAAGATGCGAGTACTTCAGGACTCCGGTTATGGACCCGCTGCCGTATCATAAAGCCGTGGCAAAACCGGAAAAATTTAAAATTCTGCACATAGGCCACCTTAAAGGGATAGCCACGCTTATGGGTGTGGATTTACTGGCAAAGGAGGTGCTGCCGGCACTAAGCACTCTGCTTCCTGAAGGCTCCTATGAGGTGCACATCGTTGGAGGGTTTTTTGACTCAGTCCCTGAAAGGTTGAAGCAATCGCTAAGAAGCGACCCGCATGTGCTGGTAAGAGGCTATGTTGACAGCGCAGAGGAGGAGTTTTTAAGTTCTCAGGTGGTAATAGTGCCGACCCCTGTGGTGCTGGGAATACGGGTGCGGATTATTAATGCGTTTTCACTGGGGTGTGCCGTGGTTTCGCATAAGGCTAACAAAGCCGGGATTCCTGAACTTGAACACGGGTACAATTGTCTTTTAGGCGGAGATGGCATGGAACTGGCAAAACAGTGCGCTGCCCTTTACAACGACCCGGTGCTGATGTCAAAGCTTCAGAAAAATGCAAGGGATACGTATGAGAAATCATTTTCCACAGAAAGTGCCGGAGGGTTTATTGTGAGGGCGATGGAGGGTTAA